In the genome of Pseudomonas sp. P5_109, one region contains:
- a CDS encoding VOC family protein has product MRSFSIQRIDHVVLRVQNIEHSLAFYTSILGCDVKKRRDDLGMIHLSAGTSMIDLVDVKGPIGRQGGQPAGKQRHNVDHFCLRVEPFDEQAILRHLADAGVSAEKAVMRYGAEGTGLSIYLNDPDDNQIELKGPALQS; this is encoded by the coding sequence ATGCGCAGTTTTTCAATTCAACGTATAGACCATGTTGTTTTACGGGTACAGAACATCGAGCACAGCCTGGCTTTCTACACATCTATACTTGGATGTGATGTCAAAAAGCGCCGTGACGACCTTGGCATGATTCATCTGAGCGCAGGGACATCCATGATTGACCTGGTTGATGTGAAAGGGCCGATCGGTCGTCAGGGTGGTCAGCCGGCGGGTAAGCAAAGACACAACGTCGATCACTTTTGCCTTCGGGTTGAGCCGTTTGATGAACAAGCCATTCTCCGCCACTTGGCTGATGCCGGTGTATCTGCTGAAAAGGCAGTGATGCGCTATGGAGCAGAGGGAACAGGCTTGTCGATTTACCTGAATGACCCTGATGATAATCAAATCGAGTTGAAAGGCCCTGCTCTGCAATCCTGA
- a CDS encoding DMT family transporter, whose product MFSKAVALALIPVGTALLAGAVLPFQAASNAAVGRALGHPLWGALTSLFVSAVVVVIALLVLRVSAPDVGKALQGSWWLWIGGILGAVYVGSATAITPQLGASGFLLLVVAGQILASVLVDHYGLMGLPNKPITFTRVAGVVLIFGGVLLVQGIGTPTVENSATQISK is encoded by the coding sequence ATGTTCAGTAAGGCAGTAGCTCTCGCACTAATCCCGGTGGGTACCGCGTTGCTGGCAGGTGCAGTCCTGCCCTTCCAGGCTGCCAGCAATGCAGCCGTCGGCCGAGCGTTAGGGCACCCGCTCTGGGGGGCGTTAACTTCGCTGTTCGTCAGTGCCGTTGTGGTGGTGATTGCGCTGTTGGTCCTACGTGTATCTGCGCCTGATGTTGGCAAGGCTTTGCAGGGATCCTGGTGGTTATGGATCGGTGGCATTTTGGGCGCCGTGTACGTAGGCAGCGCAACTGCCATCACTCCCCAGCTAGGGGCTAGCGGTTTTCTACTGCTCGTCGTAGCGGGACAAATTTTGGCTTCAGTCCTGGTTGACCATTACGGACTGATGGGACTCCCCAACAAACCGATCACTTTCACTCGAGTGGCAGGCGTCGTGCTCATCTTTGGTGGTGTGTTGCTAGTCCAGGGCATCGGCACGCCAACGGTTGAGAACAGCGCTACCCAAATCAGCAAGTAA
- a CDS encoding MBL fold metallo-hydrolase, whose translation MHKFVKALTLYSFTILCVPFATQAQETSTGQTPAFVVHKLTDFLYAIGEPNYYQKNYSYLLVGTDRALMFDSGANQKEDITSVVRNITDKPLSLLPSHLHFDHLGGLHNFQSIYLVDMPFTRQFKGKDDFYRVPEPVYLGNIDHMVVPPFKVARLIKPDETIDLGGLKVRLISVPGHTQDEVALFDETHNILLAGDHVYPSWLLAGNLKDYVASLDATLKVINEQTAIYGAHADEDPTRVPAMTYADVRAIRDKMVLIHAGRAKGEAFSDPELIKSSELYKVEKDISILTNIQFTDGRVYGY comes from the coding sequence ATGCACAAGTTCGTAAAAGCCCTGACCCTGTATTCCTTCACCATCCTTTGCGTCCCATTCGCCACTCAGGCACAGGAAACCTCCACGGGGCAAACCCCGGCCTTTGTGGTGCATAAGTTAACGGACTTCCTCTACGCCATCGGCGAGCCCAACTACTACCAGAAGAACTATTCGTACTTGTTGGTGGGGACGGATCGGGCGCTGATGTTTGATTCGGGCGCGAACCAGAAAGAAGACATCACTTCGGTGGTGCGCAATATCACGGACAAGCCGCTCTCGTTGCTGCCTTCACACCTGCACTTCGATCACCTTGGCGGCTTGCACAACTTTCAGAGCATCTACCTGGTGGATATGCCCTTCACTCGTCAGTTCAAGGGCAAAGATGACTTCTACCGTGTTCCCGAGCCGGTTTACCTGGGCAACATAGATCATATGGTGGTGCCGCCCTTCAAGGTGGCGCGACTGATTAAGCCCGACGAGACGATCGACCTGGGCGGCCTCAAGGTGCGCCTGATCAGCGTACCCGGTCACACGCAGGATGAAGTGGCGCTCTTCGATGAAACGCACAACATCCTTCTGGCGGGGGACCACGTCTATCCGTCCTGGCTCTTGGCGGGGAACCTGAAGGACTACGTCGCTTCTCTCGATGCCACGCTGAAGGTGATCAATGAGCAGACCGCCATCTATGGCGCTCACGCTGACGAGGACCCAACCAGGGTGCCAGCCATGACATACGCCGACGTGCGGGCGATCCGCGACAAGATGGTCCTGATCCATGCCGGGCGAGCCAAGGGTGAAGCCTTCAGCGATCCGGAACTGATCAAGAGTTCCGAGCTTTATAAGGTGGAGAAGGACATCAGCATTCTTACCAACATCCAGTTCACTGATGGTCGTGTCTACGGTTACTGA
- a CDS encoding LysR substrate-binding domain-containing protein — translation MALPPLHSFRVFECVARLGNIAAAAVELHVTTGAISQQLRVLQSGLGKELFEKQGRRLVLTDNGRLLQHRVANAICEIQDGVRQLSSERQGERQKIELTLSIPSVHGVTWLATRLFAFMDDNPHIKLNVITASYFNTVDWRRADLAVIYGVPPWPGFWWRLLHGIRMTPVCSPQLLRGPKAIRSVSDLAHYRLLHEDDGAQWRRWLSEARFGQSSDSDIYFDDFGMVLQAARDGYGVALSDEVVSARDLDEGRLVQPLALAVPALQNYYCVCSEGNRDREEVSNFIEWLIAQSQLPVTPQV, via the coding sequence ATGGCACTCCCACCTCTCCATAGTTTTCGGGTATTCGAATGTGTCGCACGACTGGGCAACATTGCCGCGGCGGCGGTGGAGTTACATGTCACCACGGGCGCAATCAGTCAGCAGCTTCGGGTTCTGCAAAGCGGTCTGGGTAAGGAATTATTCGAGAAGCAAGGTCGACGACTGGTCCTGACCGACAATGGCCGCCTGTTGCAACATCGGGTAGCCAACGCGATTTGCGAAATCCAAGATGGGGTGCGCCAGCTATCCAGTGAACGTCAGGGAGAACGGCAGAAAATCGAACTGACGCTTTCTATCCCCAGCGTGCATGGCGTAACTTGGCTTGCCACGCGGCTTTTCGCGTTCATGGATGACAATCCGCACATCAAGTTGAATGTCATCACCGCAAGTTACTTCAATACAGTCGATTGGCGGCGGGCCGATCTGGCCGTGATTTACGGCGTCCCTCCCTGGCCTGGCTTCTGGTGGCGATTACTGCACGGGATCCGCATGACACCGGTATGTAGCCCCCAACTATTGCGCGGCCCCAAGGCCATTCGAAGCGTGTCCGACCTGGCTCATTATCGTTTGCTTCATGAAGACGATGGCGCGCAGTGGCGACGCTGGCTGTCCGAGGCACGCTTTGGGCAATCGAGTGACTCGGATATTTACTTCGATGATTTCGGCATGGTTCTGCAAGCTGCTCGCGATGGGTATGGCGTGGCACTCAGCGACGAGGTTGTGTCCGCCCGCGATCTGGATGAAGGCCGACTGGTACAGCCTCTCGCCCTTGCCGTGCCAGCTTTGCAGAACTATTACTGCGTGTGCAGCGAAGGTAATCGCGATCGTGAGGAAGTGAGCAATTTCATCGAGTGGTTGATTGCGCAATCGCAACTACCTGTTACGCCCCAGGTGTAA
- a CDS encoding ABC transporter substrate-binding protein, whose protein sequence is MNQVAAIFLGLGMGMASSLAVAADMSSTKPSFAQGDTLKVCTAGEFPPMEFYAKPGDTQMVGFEVDVMAALAKHWGVKLQLVVGDFKGLLPSLDSERCDVVASGMTLTSERLKRYDGVGYFKSSKVMVTSAQDEQTRKPEDLSGKVIAIEAGTTYEDTVKALNKQLIESGRKPISMQTYPSASAVIQQVLVGRVTATITQDTTAAYRSTQVPGRLQITYTYPDTDLFGLYLRKNTADLQKLNDALGALQQSGELKTLLAKWNLPTQSTDVQLAQQ, encoded by the coding sequence ATGAACCAAGTAGCCGCAATTTTTCTGGGTTTGGGTATGGGTATGGCCAGCAGCTTGGCCGTTGCAGCTGATATGAGTAGCACGAAACCTTCGTTCGCTCAGGGCGACACATTAAAAGTCTGTACGGCCGGCGAGTTTCCACCGATGGAGTTCTACGCCAAGCCAGGCGACACCCAGATGGTTGGTTTTGAGGTGGATGTCATGGCTGCGCTGGCCAAACACTGGGGCGTAAAACTCCAGTTGGTTGTGGGCGATTTCAAAGGTTTGTTGCCGTCTCTCGACTCAGAACGTTGTGATGTTGTTGCCAGCGGCATGACCCTTACTAGCGAACGCTTGAAGCGCTACGACGGTGTTGGCTATTTCAAATCGTCCAAGGTCATGGTGACGTCGGCACAGGATGAGCAAACCCGCAAACCGGAAGATCTGAGCGGCAAGGTGATCGCTATCGAGGCGGGCACCACCTACGAAGACACGGTAAAGGCTCTCAACAAACAGCTGATAGAAAGCGGTCGTAAGCCCATCAGCATGCAGACGTACCCGTCGGCTTCGGCGGTTATCCAGCAAGTTCTCGTAGGGCGAGTAACGGCGACGATCACCCAGGATACAACGGCGGCTTATCGCAGTACCCAGGTACCTGGGAGACTGCAGATTACCTATACCTATCCCGACACTGACCTGTTTGGACTTTACCTGCGCAAGAACACTGCCGATTTGCAAAAACTCAACGATGCGTTGGGTGCCTTGCAGCAAAGTGGTGAGCTGAAAACGCTGCTCGCCAAGTGGAATCTGCCGACCCAGTCGACAGACGTCCAATTGGCTCAGCAGTAA
- a CDS encoding amino acid ABC transporter permease, producing MVFDSSLFLDAVFGWPLAKGALLTLVLSVGVMALSMGVSLFTGSCATSSRRGVRWSMASYVWLFRGAPALLVLLFIWNGLPQLFPSFRGGWFTPFLAAFIALSLIQIAYLTEIFRSAFAAVSSGQREGAAALGLHRWQVFMLVVLPQALRIALPALVNEFISLLKATSLATIISLNELMTTTQFAIATSFQFMEWYSAALVYYMLLVSVLTGLQMRVERVLSNGYR from the coding sequence ATGGTGTTTGATTCTTCGTTATTCCTGGACGCCGTATTCGGCTGGCCGCTGGCTAAAGGGGCGCTGCTGACCCTGGTGTTGTCGGTTGGCGTGATGGCGTTGTCGATGGGCGTTTCGCTGTTCACCGGCTCCTGTGCAACTTCGTCGCGGCGCGGCGTGCGCTGGTCGATGGCCAGTTATGTGTGGTTGTTCCGTGGTGCTCCGGCGTTGCTGGTCTTGCTGTTTATCTGGAATGGGCTACCGCAACTGTTCCCCAGTTTTCGTGGCGGCTGGTTCACGCCTTTTCTGGCGGCGTTCATTGCTCTGTCGCTGATACAGATCGCCTATCTGACCGAGATATTTCGCAGTGCATTTGCTGCGGTGAGCAGCGGCCAGCGCGAAGGCGCAGCGGCATTGGGTCTGCATCGATGGCAAGTGTTCATGCTGGTGGTGTTGCCGCAAGCCTTACGTATTGCGCTACCCGCTTTGGTTAACGAGTTCATCTCACTGCTCAAGGCGACTTCTCTGGCGACCATCATCTCTTTGAATGAATTGATGACCACCACTCAGTTTGCAATTGCCACGAGCTTTCAGTTTATGGAGTGGTACAGCGCCGCGCTGGTTTACTACATGTTGCTGGTCTCGGTATTGACGGGCTTGCAGATGCGCGTCGAACGCGTTCTTTCCAATGGCTACCGCTAA
- a CDS encoding amino acid ABC transporter ATP-binding protein yields the protein MKLSIDTPVELAKIQPTAVEIRGLGKWYGAFQVLKNIDLDVQQGERVVICGPSGSGKSSLIRCINRLEEHQEGRIVVDGVELTGQLKRIDRVRSEVGMVFQHFNLFPHLTILENCTLAPRWVRKMPRREAEELAMHYLERVRIPDKAQCYPAKLSGGQQQRVAIARALCMNPRVMLFDEPTSALDPEMIKEVLDTMVQLAEEGMTMVCVTHEMGFARKVADKVVFMDAGQIVECGSPDQIFTQPSHERTQRFLGQLLH from the coding sequence ATGAAACTGTCCATTGATACGCCAGTCGAGCTTGCCAAGATTCAGCCAACTGCGGTGGAAATTCGGGGGCTTGGCAAATGGTACGGGGCGTTCCAGGTACTGAAAAATATTGATCTGGATGTCCAGCAGGGCGAACGGGTAGTCATTTGCGGGCCCTCCGGTTCCGGCAAGTCCAGCCTGATTCGCTGCATCAATCGCCTGGAGGAACACCAGGAAGGACGCATCGTCGTCGACGGTGTGGAGCTTACCGGCCAGCTCAAACGCATCGATCGGGTGCGTAGCGAAGTGGGTATGGTGTTTCAGCACTTCAATCTATTCCCCCACCTCACCATTCTTGAGAACTGCACACTGGCGCCACGCTGGGTACGCAAGATGCCTCGTCGAGAAGCAGAGGAACTGGCCATGCATTACCTGGAGCGGGTACGCATCCCGGACAAAGCCCAGTGCTATCCAGCCAAACTCTCGGGTGGCCAACAGCAGCGAGTCGCCATTGCACGAGCCTTGTGCATGAATCCCAGGGTGATGCTGTTCGATGAACCGACCTCGGCGCTGGACCCGGAGATGATCAAAGAGGTGCTCGACACCATGGTTCAACTGGCGGAAGAAGGGATGACCATGGTGTGTGTTACCCACGAAATGGGCTTTGCTCGCAAGGTGGCTGACAAGGTTGTCTTCATGGACGCAGGTCAAATTGTCGAGTGCGGTTCGCCTGATCAAATATTTACCCAGCCAAGCCACGAACGAACCCAGCGCTTTCTTGGCCAGCTTCTGCATTGA
- a CDS encoding MBL fold metallo-hydrolase: MRDEWYQRQDLGNGITRLSEPHVHRYFAANLFHVRGRDADLVIDFGMGLVPLRPALALEEGKRLVAVATHIHADHVGGFHEFETRLGHPAEAEDFACMVDQDTLAHVFRSLPGAVEQSPCLNWSPEHYCIRPAPLTQTVEEGDIIDLGDKQLRVLHLPGHSRGSIGLFDESAGVLFSGDVIYIGGLVDNLPCSNQTLYRQTMQRLIDLEVQCIHGGHGAAMSSEQMKAIARQYLHGTSAKATI, encoded by the coding sequence ATGAGGGATGAATGGTACCAAAGGCAGGATCTGGGCAATGGCATTACGCGCTTGAGCGAGCCTCATGTGCACCGCTACTTTGCCGCTAACCTCTTTCACGTGCGAGGGCGCGATGCCGATCTGGTGATTGATTTCGGCATGGGGTTGGTTCCGTTACGACCGGCCCTGGCTCTGGAAGAAGGTAAGCGGCTTGTTGCGGTGGCGACCCATATTCATGCTGACCATGTTGGCGGTTTCCATGAGTTCGAAACACGACTTGGGCATCCGGCTGAGGCGGAAGACTTTGCCTGCATGGTTGATCAGGACACCTTGGCCCATGTGTTTCGCAGCTTGCCGGGCGCAGTGGAGCAATCACCGTGCCTGAACTGGTCGCCGGAGCACTACTGCATCAGGCCGGCTCCATTGACTCAGACCGTGGAGGAGGGTGACATCATCGATCTGGGAGACAAACAGCTACGGGTACTTCATTTACCCGGTCACTCTCGTGGTTCGATTGGCCTGTTCGACGAATCGGCAGGTGTGCTTTTCAGTGGTGACGTCATTTATATCGGTGGTTTGGTCGATAACCTGCCTTGCTCGAACCAGACTCTTTACCGTCAGACGATGCAACGTTTGATCGATCTGGAGGTGCAGTGCATTCACGGAGGACATGGCGCAGCCATGTCCTCAGAGCAGATGAAAGCTATTGCGAGGCAATATCTTCACGGCACATCAGCCAAGGCAACGATCTGA
- a CDS encoding DMT family transporter, translating to MPYHIILLVLFAALLHASWNAALRGGADRLWSMTIMCVAVAIASIAIALFLEAPAQASWFYAALSAVLHVGYNLFLVRSYKVGDLGQTYPISRGSSPILITLAASVFAGETVGPVAMIGILLVSGGIISLAFRGRKLAVPSLPYALGTGCFIAAYSVTDGIGVRLSGAPMAYTVWMCALWGILMPLVYVGVRDAKSLFTFRPGFMSAFVGGLVSLLAYGIVIYAMSAAPMGAVSALRETSVLFAALIGYFFLGETLTARKILACAVIAVGTIIIG from the coding sequence ATGCCCTATCACATTATCTTGCTCGTACTTTTTGCAGCGCTCTTGCATGCCAGCTGGAATGCCGCATTGCGCGGTGGCGCCGACAGACTTTGGTCGATGACGATCATGTGCGTGGCGGTAGCCATTGCCAGCATCGCGATAGCCTTGTTTTTGGAAGCTCCGGCCCAAGCCAGCTGGTTCTACGCAGCGCTTTCAGCGGTGCTGCACGTTGGCTACAACTTGTTCCTGGTGCGCAGCTATAAGGTTGGAGACCTTGGGCAAACTTACCCTATATCTCGGGGCTCCTCGCCTATCCTGATTACCCTCGCGGCTTCGGTTTTTGCCGGAGAAACGGTTGGGCCAGTCGCGATGATCGGCATTTTACTGGTGTCAGGCGGAATCATTTCGCTGGCCTTTAGAGGGCGCAAGCTTGCCGTTCCCAGTCTGCCTTACGCCCTGGGAACCGGTTGTTTCATTGCGGCTTATAGCGTGACGGATGGCATTGGCGTCCGCCTGTCCGGCGCGCCGATGGCATACACGGTATGGATGTGCGCCTTGTGGGGCATCTTGATGCCTTTGGTGTATGTCGGCGTGCGCGACGCGAAGAGTTTATTTACCTTCCGACCGGGGTTCATGTCGGCCTTCGTTGGAGGTCTGGTCTCACTTCTGGCCTATGGCATCGTCATCTACGCCATGTCCGCCGCGCCCATGGGAGCGGTGTCTGCATTGCGCGAAACCAGCGTGTTGTTCGCGGCATTGATCGGATATTTTTTCTTGGGCGAAACACTGACTGCCCGAAAGATATTGGCATGCGCGGTGATTGCTGTCGGGACGATCATCATTGGCTGA
- a CDS encoding Lrp/AsnC family transcriptional regulator, which produces MRDLDTKDREILEILSKEARIALKALAARIGLSRSATSERVINLERNGVIRGYRADIGEIDANVIRAILLVCLKRTPAMGLLDLLAQNSQVRRVSSVSGQLDLVIEIESRTIDDLNRVRDAVASHDYVEDITTAVVLRRDIDRQSS; this is translated from the coding sequence ATGCGCGACCTGGACACGAAAGACCGCGAAATTCTCGAAATTCTTTCCAAGGAAGCCCGGATTGCCCTGAAGGCTTTGGCAGCGAGAATCGGGCTTTCAAGAAGCGCGACCAGCGAACGGGTCATCAACCTTGAACGCAATGGCGTGATCAGGGGATACCGCGCGGACATCGGTGAAATCGACGCCAACGTGATTCGCGCCATCCTGCTGGTCTGCCTCAAGCGCACGCCTGCAATGGGCCTGCTGGATCTACTGGCGCAAAACTCGCAGGTCCGGCGCGTGTCCTCGGTCAGTGGCCAACTCGACCTGGTCATCGAGATCGAATCACGAACCATCGATGACCTGAACCGGGTCAGAGATGCCGTCGCCAGTCATGATTATGTTGAGGACATTACTACCGCTGTTGTTCTGCGGCGCGATATTGATCGGCAGAGTTCCTGA
- a CDS encoding aminotransferase class III-fold pyridoxal phosphate-dependent enzyme gives MTNLSHPAPQFSTGDAEKLSEQLFNVIGTATPLDGERDRNYRLNTGTDAGWILKVVNSTEPRVESEFQTAILSHLATHNPELTVPFLKKSLAGEYLATAVAPSGETHAVRLVSWLHGTPLAEVERTFELMRSLGQSFGEIDRALQGFIHPGAVRDLDWDLRHAARSRSRLHFVTDPGRRAILERFIENFEQRVQPKLSRLRAQVIHNDGNDWNILVDSHNHQSVSGVIDFGDAVHTILIAEVAITCAYSILDMEDPIGAAAALTAGFHDKYPLQPEELDVLFNLIAMRLVTSVTLSASRCDRTQDNPYLGISEAPAWRLLERMDRMNPRLATAILRKACGFDAIEGAGAVRRWVAENCKSFADIVRPSAATMNKAIAPFGDASHVMTIASAERRPAQATQWWSDFSAEHKVPLGIGPWGEERTIYTDTAFESRFIEGQRRIIHVGVDLIMPAGTPLYTPVAGVVQSVEVEHEPLGYGGLIMLKHSPEGCPPFLTLWGHMAHEALARLKPGDRLEAGALVGYMGADTENGGWIPHVHFQMSTDTGLKAGEFIGVGERAYLEVWADLFPDASTLAGIPAETYSQDGRTKAELVAKRKELLLPNLSISYSDPIKFVRGDGVWLIDNFGRAYLDCFNNVCHLGHSHPDVVQALSRQASRLNTNTRYLHDNIVEYAERLTATLPEGLAVASFGCSGSEANSLMLRMARNHTGRNDAIVLDWAYHGTTQELIDLSPYKYKRKAGKGRADHVFEAAVPDAYRGLDQWAFEELGKRYAESVADQIELMRKQGRAPAFFLAESIPSVAGQLFFPENYLKEVYAMVRAEGGLCLADEVQVGFGRVGSHWWAFETQGVVPDAVSMGKPIGNGHPMSAVVTTREIADSFNNGMEYFNTFAGSPVSCAVGLSVLDVIERDNLKLNALTIGNYLLDGFRKLQQRYDAIGDVRGQGLFLGIELVTDRKTKVPATQLARQVADGARERGILIGTEGPHDNVLKMRPSMIFSQANADFLLEVLDESFKAALR, from the coding sequence ATGACAAATCTCTCGCATCCTGCCCCCCAGTTCTCGACCGGGGATGCCGAAAAACTCAGTGAGCAGCTTTTCAACGTTATTGGTACGGCCACGCCGCTGGATGGCGAGCGCGACCGCAACTACCGGTTGAACACAGGAACCGATGCGGGATGGATTCTGAAGGTCGTCAACTCGACCGAGCCGCGCGTTGAAAGCGAGTTTCAGACGGCCATTCTCAGTCATCTCGCCACTCACAACCCCGAGCTTACCGTGCCTTTTCTGAAGAAAAGCCTTGCCGGTGAATACCTCGCCACTGCGGTAGCGCCCTCGGGCGAAACCCATGCGGTGCGCCTGGTGAGCTGGTTGCACGGTACGCCGCTGGCCGAGGTCGAGCGTACGTTCGAATTGATGCGCAGCCTGGGCCAGTCGTTCGGTGAAATCGACCGTGCACTTCAGGGCTTCATTCATCCGGGCGCGGTGCGTGATCTCGACTGGGATTTGCGTCACGCCGCACGTTCGCGCTCACGCCTGCACTTCGTCACAGATCCTGGCAGAAGGGCCATCCTGGAACGCTTCATTGAGAACTTCGAACAACGCGTCCAGCCGAAGCTTTCGCGTCTGCGTGCGCAAGTCATTCACAATGACGGCAATGACTGGAACATCCTCGTCGATTCGCACAATCACCAGAGCGTCTCGGGCGTCATCGATTTTGGCGATGCGGTCCATACGATCCTGATTGCCGAAGTCGCCATTACCTGCGCCTATTCCATTCTCGACATGGAAGACCCGATCGGCGCGGCCGCCGCCCTCACTGCCGGTTTCCATGACAAGTACCCTCTGCAGCCGGAGGAGCTTGACGTCCTCTTCAATCTCATTGCGATGCGCCTGGTCACCAGTGTCACCTTGTCGGCCTCGCGCTGCGACCGCACGCAAGACAATCCCTACCTTGGCATCAGCGAAGCGCCGGCCTGGCGACTGCTGGAAAGGATGGATCGCATGAACCCGCGGCTGGCGACGGCGATCCTGCGCAAAGCCTGCGGTTTTGACGCGATCGAAGGCGCGGGGGCGGTGCGCCGCTGGGTGGCTGAAAACTGCAAGTCCTTCGCCGATATCGTGCGTCCATCGGCGGCGACCATGAACAAGGCCATTGCCCCGTTCGGCGACGCTTCGCATGTGATGACCATCGCTTCAGCCGAGCGGCGTCCAGCGCAGGCAACCCAGTGGTGGAGTGATTTTTCTGCCGAGCACAAGGTGCCGCTCGGCATCGGGCCATGGGGCGAGGAACGGACCATCTACACCGACACGGCGTTTGAGTCGCGATTCATCGAAGGGCAGCGTCGGATCATTCACGTCGGTGTCGACTTGATCATGCCCGCCGGCACGCCGCTCTATACGCCGGTTGCCGGCGTGGTGCAGAGCGTCGAGGTCGAGCATGAGCCGCTGGGTTATGGCGGCTTGATCATGCTCAAGCACTCGCCTGAGGGGTGCCCGCCATTCCTGACGCTGTGGGGGCACATGGCGCATGAAGCCCTGGCGCGGCTCAAGCCCGGGGACCGCCTGGAGGCTGGCGCGCTGGTGGGATACATGGGGGCGGATACGGAAAATGGCGGGTGGATCCCCCATGTGCATTTTCAGATGTCCACCGACACCGGGCTGAAAGCGGGCGAGTTCATCGGTGTGGGTGAGCGGGCTTATCTTGAGGTATGGGCGGACCTGTTCCCCGATGCATCGACCCTCGCGGGGATTCCTGCGGAAACCTACAGCCAGGACGGACGCACCAAGGCCGAGCTTGTCGCCAAGCGCAAGGAGCTGTTGCTGCCAAACCTGTCGATCTCCTATTCGGACCCGATCAAGTTCGTTCGCGGTGACGGGGTCTGGTTGATCGATAACTTTGGCAGGGCGTATCTGGACTGCTTCAATAACGTCTGCCATCTCGGCCACTCTCATCCGGATGTGGTGCAAGCACTTTCCCGGCAGGCCTCACGCCTGAACACCAACACGCGTTACCTGCACGACAATATCGTCGAGTATGCGGAGCGGCTCACCGCCACTTTGCCTGAAGGTCTGGCGGTGGCTTCCTTCGGTTGCTCGGGAAGTGAAGCCAACAGCCTCATGCTGCGTATGGCGCGCAATCACACCGGGCGTAACGATGCGATCGTGCTGGATTGGGCTTACCACGGCACTACCCAGGAATTGATCGACCTCAGCCCCTACAAGTACAAGCGTAAAGCCGGTAAAGGGCGCGCAGACCATGTGTTCGAGGCGGCCGTCCCGGATGCCTACCGTGGTTTGGATCAGTGGGCGTTCGAGGAACTCGGCAAGCGTTACGCCGAGAGCGTGGCGGATCAGATCGAGCTCATGCGCAAGCAGGGCAGGGCGCCGGCGTTCTTCCTGGCGGAGTCCATTCCCAGTGTCGCCGGGCAACTGTTCTTCCCGGAAAACTACTTGAAAGAAGTCTATGCAATGGTCCGTGCCGAGGGCGGTCTTTGCCTGGCTGACGAAGTCCAGGTCGGCTTTGGTCGTGTAGGCAGCCACTGGTGGGCTTTTGAAACCCAGGGTGTGGTTCCCGATGCAGTGTCCATGGGCAAGCCCATTGGCAATGGCCATCCGATGTCGGCGGTGGTGACCACGCGGGAAATTGCCGACAGTTTCAACAACGGCATGGAGTACTTCAATACCTTCGCCGGCAGCCCGGTTTCATGTGCTGTAGGGCTCTCGGTACTCGATGTGATCGAGCGCGATAACCTGAAACTCAACGCACTGACCATTGGCAACTATCTGCTCGACGGCTTCCGCAAGTTGCAGCAGCGCTACGATGCAATTGGCGATGTGCGTGGGCAGGGTCTGTTTCTCGGGATAGAACTTGTCACGGACCGCAAGACCAAAGTTCCGGCCACGCAGTTGGCCAGGCAAGTGGCCGATGGTGCCAGGGAGCGGGGCATTTTGATCGGTACTGAAGGCCCCCATGACAATGTCCTGAAGATGCGCCCGTCGATGATTTTCAGTCAGGCAAATGCTGACTTTCTGCTCGAGGTCCTGGACGAAAGTTTCAAGGCCGCACTGCGCTGA